The following coding sequences lie in one Arachis ipaensis cultivar K30076 chromosome B03, Araip1.1, whole genome shotgun sequence genomic window:
- the LOC107633760 gene encoding uncharacterized protein LOC107633760, with product MTNVMDMVNKINLEKEAWNLKVRVIRLWTVPTFTGQLLPNSMEMILVDESGCKIQATVQKTMIYRFKQLLSEGRVYVMKLFSVVPNQGSYRATRHQFKLIFKFKTTVRDAICDFIPKSALTISPFTELLETKEDSDFLVDVVGLLVSVLEEKEYDKDGKKMKMAVMKLAENEIRCVLFGEYVDELNRFLFSRYAEQPVVVLQFAKVKVFRGRVGL from the exons ATGACAAATGTCATGGATATGGTTAATAAGATTAATCTTGAGAAGGAAGCATGGAACCTCAAAGTTAGGGTGATTAGGCTTTGGACTGTTCCTACTTTCACTGGTCAGCTTCTCCCAAATTCCATGGAGATGATTTTGGTTGATGAATCT GGGTGCAAGATACAAGCTACTGTTCAGAAGACTATGATTTACAGGTTCAAACAACTTCTCTCTGAGGGTCGAGTATATGTAATGAAGCTCTTCTCTGTTGTGCCAAACCAAGGATCTTATAGGGCCACTAGGCATCAGTTTAAGTTGATTTTCAAATTCAAGACCACTGTCAGGGATGCTATCTGCGATTTTATTCCAAAATCTGCTCTTACAATCTCTCCATTCACTGAACTTTTGGAAACCAAAGAGGATTCTGATTTCTTAGTTG ATGTTGTGGGTCTGTTGGTCTCTGTGTTGGAAGAGAAAGAATATGATAAAGAtggaaagaagatgaagatggcTGTGATGAAACTTGCTGAAAATGA GATTCGGTGTGTCTTATTTGGTGAATATGTTGATGAACTTAATCGATTTCTGTTTTCTAGGTATGCTGAACAGCCAGTTGTGGTTTTACAATTTGCCAAAGTTAAGGTTTTTAGAG GTAGAGTTGGACTTTAG
- the LOC107631273 gene encoding uncharacterized protein At1g66480-like isoform X2 — MGNAMARSKRAKVMKIDGETFKLKTPAVANDVVKDYPGHVLLDSESVKKFGLRAKPLEAHYELKPNKVYFLVELPKPQQQAEKKPPLPRRARSSGIIRGMNAQERLDFLMLSKRSVSDLALVKNSPPVIGGPGPNNGGPMRVKMRLPRAQLDMLMEESGDGGEVAEKIMSLYIGNNAAAGGGGGEAAEAEGGVAGGNREVNYHHHKARGVV, encoded by the exons ATGGGAAACGCTATGGCGAGGAGTAAAAGAGCTAAGGTGATGAAGATAGACGGAGAGACCTTCAAGCTGAAGACACCGGCTGTAGCCAACGACGTCGTTAAGGACTATCCCGGTCACGTTCTACTTGATTCTGAGTCGGTGAAAAAGTTTGGGCTTCGGGCCAAGCCACTTGAGGCCCACTATGAGCTGAAGCCCAACAAAGTTTACTTCCTTGTTGAGTTACCCAAGCCTCAGCAACAAGCTGAGAAGAAGCCACCACTTCCTCGGAGGGCGCGATCCAGTGGCATCATACGTGGCATGAACGCTCAGGAGAGGCTCGATTTCTTGATGCTCTCTAAACGCTCCGTTTCGGACCTTGCACTCGTTAAGAATTCCCCTCCCGTTATTGGTGGGCCAGGCCCAAATAATGGTGGGCCCATGAGGGTCAAGATGAGGCTCCCTAGGGCCCAATTAGATATGTTGATGGAGGAGAGTGGCGACGGCGGCGAGGTGGCGGAGAAGATCATGAGCTTGTATATAGGGAACAATGCTGCTGCTGGCGGAGGAGGAGGAGAGGCGGCGGAGGCCGAGGGTGGGGTGGCTGGCGGCAATAGAGAGGTCAACTATCATCATCATAAGGCTCGAGGG GTTGTTTGA
- the LOC107631273 gene encoding uncharacterized protein At1g66480-like isoform X1, producing MGNAMARSKRAKVMKIDGETFKLKTPAVANDVVKDYPGHVLLDSESVKKFGLRAKPLEAHYELKPNKVYFLVELPKPQQQAEKKPPLPRRARSSGIIRGMNAQERLDFLMLSKRSVSDLALVKNSPPVIGGPGPNNGGPMRVKMRLPRAQLDMLMEESGDGGEVAEKIMSLYIGNNAAAGGGGGEAAEAEGGVAGGNREVNYHHHKARGKRVSFRPVEQGEIRVEAAAPPSS from the exons ATGGGAAACGCTATGGCGAGGAGTAAAAGAGCTAAGGTGATGAAGATAGACGGAGAGACCTTCAAGCTGAAGACACCGGCTGTAGCCAACGACGTCGTTAAGGACTATCCCGGTCACGTTCTACTTGATTCTGAGTCGGTGAAAAAGTTTGGGCTTCGGGCCAAGCCACTTGAGGCCCACTATGAGCTGAAGCCCAACAAAGTTTACTTCCTTGTTGAGTTACCCAAGCCTCAGCAACAAGCTGAGAAGAAGCCACCACTTCCTCGGAGGGCGCGATCCAGTGGCATCATACGTGGCATGAACGCTCAGGAGAGGCTCGATTTCTTGATGCTCTCTAAACGCTCCGTTTCGGACCTTGCACTCGTTAAGAATTCCCCTCCCGTTATTGGTGGGCCAGGCCCAAATAATGGTGGGCCCATGAGGGTCAAGATGAGGCTCCCTAGGGCCCAATTAGATATGTTGATGGAGGAGAGTGGCGACGGCGGCGAGGTGGCGGAGAAGATCATGAGCTTGTATATAGGGAACAATGCTGCTGCTGGCGGAGGAGGAGGAGAGGCGGCGGAGGCCGAGGGTGGGGTGGCTGGCGGCAATAGAGAGGTCAACTATCATCATCATAAGGCTCGAGGG AAACGAGTGAGTTTCAGACCAGTGGAACAAGGAGAAATTCGTGTGGAGGCAGCAGCCCCTCCTTCCTCATAG
- the LOC107631271 gene encoding inositol 1,3,4-trisphosphate 5/6-kinase 4-like codes for MGVVRGVILDESVLLTEGGEDKNGFILRPGAESLIQTLSRSKIHIGISYDVDSPDGKLSVLQSNASLKNFDCFILNDPTNEIMPAWSINTDGGIVYLVSNKKEVLPKLSSYKWLLVVLNDGDESLYYTTDALRIQNLAEFPLTMCQLNKSSTGTNAATVGYIMKPSRVVDFANRGAFPLCPTQNGLMFVPLTPMLPLSTQLKNIDIVLHKATDEILSVEDNKITFTENIQELQRYLELHQDLCVIDPLTNIYPLLDRLEIQQILLGLEELNREGSHLIRGGHFLKIDNFEEFNFETGLTEARLSLPCIVKPKIACGVGDAHKMAIVFRVDDFKNVDVPLPAVIQEYVDHSSTLYKFYVLGEKIFHAVKNSIPNADVLKKSSNGDELKPLEFDSLKSLPTASGDCSATSGESIDVKLVTDAANWLRRRLQLTIFGFDVVIQEGTRDHVIVDVNYLPSFKEVGDEISIPAFWESIRGKYDLRLSK; via the coding sequence ATGGGTGTAGTGAGAGGAGTGATATTGGATGAATCGGTACTCTTAACTGAAGGTGGTGAGGATAAAAATGGATTCATACTACGGCCGGGAGCCGAGTCTCTAATCCAAACACTCTCCCGGTCCAAAATTCATATAGGAATCTCGTATGACGTGGACTCTCCAGATGGCAAGCTGAGTGTTCTTCAAAGTAATGCaagtttgaaaaattttgattGTTTTATCTTAAATGATCCTACGAATGAGATTATGCCTGCATGGAGCATTAATACTGATGGCGGGATTGTTTATCTAGTTTCTAACAAGAAGGAGGTCTTACCTAAATTAAGCAGTTATAAATGGCTTCTTGTTGTTTTGAACGATGGAGATGAAAGCTTGTATTACACAACAGATGCACTTCGGATACAAAATTTGGCAGAGTTTCCCTTGACTATGTGCCAGTTGAATAAAAGTTCAACTGGAACTAATGCTGCAACTGTGGGGTATATAATGAAGCCTTCTCGAGTTGTAGATTTTGCAAACAGGGGTGCATTTCCATTATGTCCTACTCAAAATGGGTTGATGTTTGTGCCTCTCACACCCATGCTTCCTTTATCAACTCAATTGAAGAACATTGATATAGTTCTCCACAAAGCCACAGATGAGATATTATCTGTTGAAGACAATAAAATTACTTTCACGGAAAACATACAAGAACTGCAAAGATATTTGGAACTTCATCAGGATCTTTGTGTGATTGACCCACTGACGAACATATATCCATTATTGGATAGACTAGAAATACAGCAAATTCTACTTGGCTTAGAAGAACTAAATAGGGAAGGAAGCCATTTGATTAGAGGGGGCCATTTTCTTAAGATAGATAATTttgaagaatttaattttgagacTGGGTTAACTGAAGCTAGATTGTCTCTTCCATGTATAGTGAAACCTAAGATTGCTTGTGGTGTTGGTGATGCACATAAGATGGCAATTGTTTTCAGAGTTGATGATTTTAAGAATGTTGATGTTCCTCTTCCAGCTGTTATCCAGGAATATGTGGATCATTCATCTACTTTGTATAAATTTTATGTTTTGGGTGAGAAAATTTTTCATGCTGTCAAGAATTCTATACCAAATGCTGATGTTTTGAAGAAATCATCCAATGGCGATGAACTCAAACCTCTAGAGTTTGACAGCTTAAAATCTTTACCCACCGCCAGTGGTGACTGCAGCGCAACGAGCGGAGAGTCTATCGATGTTAAACTGGTTACAGATGCTGCAAATTGGCTTAGAAGAAGGCTTCAGCTtaccatctttggttttgatgtTGTAATTCAGGAAGGTACGCGAGATCATGTAATTGTGGATGTTAATTATCTCCCTTCATTTAAGGAAGTAGGTGATGAAATCTCAATACCTGCCTTCTGGGAATCCATTAGAGGTAAGTATGACCTTAGGTTGTCTAAATAA